Proteins encoded in a region of the Verrucomicrobiia bacterium genome:
- a CDS encoding sigma-54 dependent transcriptional regulator produces MDFLVIDDDKTFRDATCLLIDGEGHYAEAACSGELGLRELKEGKFDSVLLDLNLGPENGLDILEQILQRQPNLPVIIFTAQGSVKNAVEAMRRGAVDFLEKPFTREQFHLVLARVQRFHQLNQNIERLEREVKDSKAQSPEILLGSSAPLVKEAIDTLLRAAKTPASILILGESGTGKSVVAHAVHQQSHLANKPFITVSCPSLSRELLESELFGHVKGAFTGALRDHWGKVKASQGGTLFLDEIGDLPLEIQPKLLRLLQEREYERVGENVTRQADVRIIAATSQDLKKRVAEGAFREDLYFRLNVITAEMPPLRQRPGDLIRFAEHYFKHFAALCGRRLDGFSEEASAAILAYVWPGNLRELRNAIERAVIMAKGTRILLEDLPAELRGLPVAGGNGSDASLQVGSLISLERLEEAHLRKVLERTSNLAEAAEVLGIDQATLYRKRKKIRLE; encoded by the coding sequence ATGGACTTCCTGGTCATCGACGACGACAAGACGTTCCGAGACGCGACGTGCCTGCTCATCGACGGCGAGGGCCATTACGCGGAGGCCGCCTGCTCGGGAGAGTTAGGCCTCAGGGAGCTAAAGGAAGGGAAGTTCGATTCAGTTCTTCTGGATCTAAACCTTGGGCCGGAAAACGGCCTCGACATCCTGGAGCAGATTCTCCAGCGCCAACCCAATCTGCCGGTGATCATTTTTACCGCCCAAGGCAGTGTGAAAAACGCAGTCGAGGCCATGCGGCGCGGCGCGGTGGATTTTCTGGAAAAGCCCTTCACCCGCGAACAGTTTCACCTGGTGCTCGCCCGAGTGCAGCGCTTCCACCAACTCAACCAGAATATCGAACGGTTGGAACGGGAGGTTAAGGACAGCAAAGCTCAGAGTCCTGAAATTCTGCTGGGATCAAGCGCGCCACTCGTGAAGGAGGCAATCGACACGCTGCTGCGGGCGGCGAAAACACCCGCCTCGATTCTGATCTTGGGCGAAAGCGGCACCGGCAAGAGTGTGGTCGCCCACGCCGTTCACCAGCAAAGCCATCTGGCCAATAAACCTTTTATCACCGTGAGCTGTCCGAGTTTGTCCCGGGAACTGCTGGAAAGCGAACTGTTCGGCCACGTCAAAGGTGCGTTCACCGGCGCTCTGCGCGACCATTGGGGCAAAGTTAAAGCCTCCCAGGGCGGAACACTCTTCCTCGACGAGATCGGCGACCTGCCATTGGAAATCCAGCCTAAGTTGCTTCGGCTTCTGCAAGAACGTGAATACGAGCGGGTGGGCGAAAATGTTACCCGCCAGGCCGACGTGCGCATCATTGCTGCTACCAGCCAGGATCTCAAAAAGCGCGTCGCCGAGGGCGCCTTCCGTGAAGACCTCTATTTTCGGCTCAACGTGATCACAGCGGAGATGCCTCCGCTGCGGCAGCGTCCAGGCGACCTTATTCGTTTTGCCGAACATTACTTCAAACATTTTGCCGCCCTCTGTGGACGCCGCCTCGATGGTTTTTCCGAAGAGGCCTCCGCCGCTATTCTTGCCTACGTGTGGCCGGGTAACCTTCGTGAGCTGCGCAACGCGATCGAACGGGCTGTGATCATGGCCAAAGGAACCAGGATTCTCTTGGAAGACCTCCCTGCCGAATTACGCGGCCTGCCCGTAGCCGGAGGCAATGGCAGCGACGCTTCGCTGCAGGTTGGTTCCTTGATTTCCTTGGAACGGTTGGAGGAAGCGCACCTGCGCAAAGTCCTGGAACGAACCTCCAACCTAGCCGAAGCGGCTGAGGTGCTTGGAATTGATCAAGCGACGCTCTACCGCAAACGCAAGAAAATCAGGTTGGAATAA
- a CDS encoding hybrid sensor histidine kinase/response regulator: MNAPLAETNTGCLLVVDDQESNIQIVGAALGKLGFEILPATSGFQAFQRLTVRRPDLILLDLLMPEMDGFEVCRRIRENPDWAELPIIFLSSADDKGLIVRALESGGVDYITKPFNHAELVTRVRTHLALKRARDELMQLAEDRDELLGILTHDLKNHLGGMDMSAQLLRDRTEAMADPKLRLMAENISHSSSQMLAFVKEFLANASADHGLSIKTESLNLSDAAARAVQQHQESAKRKQLAVEAVIPASNGALVQADSAALNQVLDNLLSNAIKFSPPGKQIRLTVCPPGARYVDCQVQDEGPGFSEKDKTRMFRRYGRLSARPTGGEPSTGLGLSIVKKLVLAMHGELACESTLGHGATFVFRLPRATVQH; encoded by the coding sequence ATGAACGCCCCTTTGGCCGAAACAAACACTGGCTGCCTGCTGGTCGTCGACGACCAGGAGTCCAACATCCAGATCGTTGGCGCCGCCTTGGGCAAACTCGGTTTCGAGATTCTGCCCGCGACCAGCGGGTTCCAAGCCTTCCAACGCCTGACGGTTCGCCGACCCGACCTCATCCTGCTCGACCTGCTGATGCCGGAAATGGATGGATTCGAGGTCTGCCGCCGCATTCGCGAGAACCCGGATTGGGCGGAGCTTCCCATCATTTTCCTTTCCTCGGCCGACGACAAGGGCTTGATCGTTCGCGCGCTGGAAAGCGGCGGCGTGGACTACATCACCAAGCCCTTCAACCACGCCGAGTTGGTGACCCGTGTCCGAACCCACCTGGCCCTTAAAAGGGCCCGCGACGAACTCATGCAACTCGCCGAGGACCGGGATGAGTTGCTCGGTATCCTGACCCACGACCTCAAAAACCATTTGGGTGGCATGGACATGAGCGCCCAATTGCTCCGCGACCGTACCGAGGCGATGGCGGATCCGAAGCTTCGGTTGATGGCCGAAAACATCTCGCATTCGAGCAGCCAAATGCTCGCTTTCGTGAAGGAGTTTTTGGCCAATGCTTCGGCCGACCATGGCCTGAGCATCAAGACCGAGTCGCTGAACCTCTCGGACGCCGCGGCGCGCGCGGTCCAGCAACATCAGGAATCGGCCAAACGGAAACAACTCGCCGTCGAGGCCGTTATCCCGGCCAGCAACGGCGCGCTCGTGCAAGCCGATAGCGCCGCCCTCAATCAGGTGCTCGATAATCTCCTTTCCAATGCCATCAAGTTCTCTCCTCCCGGCAAGCAGATTCGCCTCACGGTCTGCCCGCCGGGTGCCAGGTATGTGGACTGCCAGGTTCAGGACGAAGGCCCAGGGTTCAGCGAAAAGGATAAAACTCGCATGTTCCGACGCTATGGCCGCCTTTCCGCACGGCCCACCGGCGGCGAACCTTCCACCGGGCTGGGACTGAGCATCGTCAAGAAGCTGGTGCTGGCGATGCATGGTGAATTGGCGTGTGAAAGCACCCTGGGCCACGGCGCCACCTTCGTCTTTCGCTTGCCCCGCGCGACCGTCCAGCATTGA
- a CDS encoding ATP-binding protein: protein MIYRFRHGIIGPLAIFWLVVTVASVISGALAWSRFAHSVEASVVAEQVGKSMKHLQQITWVAGLLGVGAGLFALYFYRIDYYQERARRELLEEKLHAEQAVREKSAFLANMSHEIRSPMNAILGFSELLEPDGLTPKQAQYVRAIRDSGAALLHLINDILDLSKLEAGKLELHPDPTDMHDSCEFLRTVFGQQAVIKSLQLQFELSPNLPRALLLDRLRLRQVLVNLLSNAIKFTDRGCVKTRVSWESRGDSRSGTLLLEVEDTGIGIPAAKLEEIFKPFVQADSRPTAENEGTGIGLTIVKRLTELMGGSLAVESKVGQGTIFRLRFADVPVSGRLPVGDHAEPGEAVDFNDFVPATLLVVDDNQTNRALMAGIFEKTHHQVVFANNGCGALEYLKTDRPDVVLLDIRMPVMDGQTTLVEIRKQASLVSLPVIAVTASSKVGEERELQNQFSGYIRKPFSRQTLFLTLGQFLQRSAPEKGLDAQNVVETFKSVPIPSPYQAAHWQELALELRSQEATEWPVLRDSLAVNETRAFAHNLFLLGQQAQCAPLITYAATLTTLADGYAISQMERHLAAFPKLVHSIESSVVQAQLQPA, encoded by the coding sequence ATGATCTACCGATTCCGACATGGAATTATCGGACCATTGGCCATCTTCTGGCTAGTCGTCACGGTGGCGAGCGTCATATCCGGGGCTTTGGCGTGGAGTCGCTTCGCGCATAGCGTGGAAGCGTCGGTGGTGGCTGAGCAGGTTGGGAAGTCAATGAAACACCTCCAGCAAATCACCTGGGTGGCCGGGTTGCTTGGGGTCGGGGCCGGATTGTTCGCCTTGTACTTTTACCGGATTGATTATTACCAGGAGCGAGCGCGCCGGGAATTGCTGGAAGAGAAGCTCCACGCGGAACAGGCCGTCCGGGAGAAGAGCGCCTTCCTGGCCAACATGAGCCATGAGATTCGCAGCCCCATGAACGCGATCCTCGGCTTTAGCGAACTGTTGGAGCCGGACGGATTGACCCCCAAGCAAGCACAATATGTGCGGGCCATTCGCGACAGCGGCGCGGCGTTGCTGCATCTGATCAACGACATTCTCGACCTATCCAAGCTCGAAGCCGGGAAGTTGGAATTGCATCCCGATCCGACGGACATGCACGATTCGTGTGAGTTCCTCCGCACCGTTTTCGGGCAGCAGGCCGTAATAAAATCGCTCCAGCTTCAGTTCGAGCTCTCACCCAACCTGCCGCGTGCCTTGTTGCTGGATCGCCTGCGACTGCGCCAGGTGCTGGTAAACTTGCTCAGCAATGCCATTAAATTCACAGACCGGGGCTGTGTTAAAACGCGTGTCTCCTGGGAAAGCCGGGGAGACAGTCGCAGCGGCACGCTGTTGCTCGAGGTTGAGGATACCGGCATCGGAATCCCGGCTGCCAAGCTGGAGGAAATTTTCAAGCCTTTCGTTCAAGCTGATTCTCGCCCAACGGCGGAAAACGAGGGAACCGGTATCGGGCTGACTATCGTTAAGCGCCTCACCGAGTTGATGGGCGGCAGCCTTGCCGTGGAAAGCAAAGTTGGCCAAGGCACGATCTTCCGCTTGCGGTTCGCGGATGTTCCCGTCTCGGGGCGCTTGCCCGTGGGTGATCACGCCGAACCGGGCGAGGCAGTGGACTTCAATGACTTCGTGCCGGCTACGCTATTGGTGGTGGATGACAACCAGACCAACCGTGCCCTGATGGCTGGGATATTTGAAAAGACCCATCATCAAGTCGTCTTTGCCAATAACGGCTGTGGGGCGTTGGAGTATCTGAAAACGGACCGACCCGACGTGGTGTTGCTCGATATCCGAATGCCGGTAATGGACGGGCAAACGACCTTGGTGGAGATCCGCAAGCAAGCCAGTCTGGTGTCGTTGCCAGTCATTGCGGTCACCGCATCGAGTAAGGTGGGTGAAGAGCGGGAACTGCAAAACCAATTCAGCGGCTACATCCGCAAGCCCTTCTCGCGACAAACGCTCTTTCTAACGCTTGGCCAATTTCTCCAGCGCTCGGCGCCCGAGAAAGGACTGGACGCCCAGAATGTCGTAGAGACCTTCAAAAGCGTTCCCATCCCCTCGCCCTACCAGGCCGCTCATTGGCAGGAACTCGCTCTTGAACTGCGCAGCCAGGAAGCAACCGAATGGCCGGTGCTGCGTGACAGTCTGGCGGTTAATGAAACTCGGGCCTTTGCTCACAACCTCTTCCTCCTCGGACAGCAGGCCCAATGTGCCCCGCTGATCACTTATGCCGCCACGCTCACCACTTTGGCCGACGGCTATGCCATCAGCCAAATGGAACGTCATCTCGCTGCGTTCCCCAAACTCGTTCACTCCATCGAGAGTTCCGTGGTCCAGGCCCAACTGCAACCGGCATGA
- a CDS encoding SPFH domain-containing protein: MPDLSALTKIIPAIVVVLILVAIILPQAMRILREYERGVIFRLGKLLGAKGPGLIILIPIVDRMVKMDLRVVTIDVSKQEIMTRDNVPATVDAVVYFRVVDPMAAVVKVENFWKATSLIAQTTLRSVLGQAPLDDLLSQRDVINQKLQEIIDRQTEPWGIKVTAVEVKDVALPDSMKRAMAKQAEAERERRAKIVNAEGEFQAAEKMVQAAALISKEPIALQLRFLQTMREIASEHNTTTFLPVPIDLFAPFLKGKA; encoded by the coding sequence ATGCCAGACCTATCCGCCTTAACCAAAATAATCCCCGCCATTGTGGTGGTGCTCATCCTGGTGGCAATCATCTTGCCGCAGGCCATGCGGATTCTGCGCGAATACGAGCGCGGTGTTATTTTCCGCCTCGGCAAATTGCTCGGGGCCAAGGGGCCGGGTTTGATTATTCTCATCCCGATTGTGGACCGCATGGTGAAGATGGACCTGCGCGTGGTAACCATCGACGTCTCGAAGCAAGAGATTATGACCCGTGACAACGTGCCCGCTACGGTGGATGCGGTGGTCTATTTTCGGGTCGTGGACCCGATGGCCGCAGTGGTCAAGGTGGAGAATTTTTGGAAGGCCACTTCGTTGATCGCGCAGACCACCCTGAGGAGCGTGCTGGGCCAGGCCCCGTTGGACGACCTGCTCTCCCAGCGTGATGTGATCAATCAGAAGTTGCAGGAGATTATCGACCGCCAAACCGAGCCGTGGGGCATCAAGGTGACCGCCGTCGAGGTGAAGGACGTGGCGCTGCCCGACAGCATGAAGCGGGCGATGGCCAAACAAGCGGAGGCCGAACGGGAGCGCCGGGCAAAGATTGTCAACGCCGAAGGCGAGTTTCAAGCGGCCGAGAAAATGGTGCAGGCGGCCGCCCTGATCAGCAAAGAGCCCATCGCGCTCCAACTCCGCTTCCTTCAGACCATGCGCGAGATTGCGAGCGAGCACAACACCACCACCTTCCTGCCGGTGCCGATTGATCTGTTCGCCCCGTTCCTGAAGGGAAAGGCGTAG